The genomic region AGCTTTCCACTGAAAGAAACAATGTTACCTGTTTGAGATGCAGGAAGTGTCTTGCTTAAACGTCCACCAGCACGCATTACCCACTGATTCAGTTTTCCTATTTCAATATCAAAACCATCGACATCAGATGCTTTATCAAAGAGCAGATTCTGATAAACAATCTGAATCTGTGGATCAAAAACAAGACCTTCATATCCTGTCATAAATCTCTTACCGCTAACCAAGGAAGCATTCAGAGAATTTCCCTTCAACGTTGCTGTTTTCCCTCTTTTAAGAGTAAGAACGTCGCCCTTAAACAATCCATAAGAAAACAAACCATCTAGATAAAAGCCACTATCACTCTGCATGCTGCCATAGGCTGTAACCGACCATTTATCAAATGCACTCTTCTTGCTCTCTATGACATCCTGAGGCTGTAGAGAAATTTTCCCATAAGTTCCTATAATTCCAAAACTTGTGTTACGATCTGCACTTTCTATTTCTTTCAGCAAAAAACCTGCCTCTACAGCATGATAACCAAGATTTCCTCCATAGCCATATTGAAGCTCAGGAAGATCCGAAACATAATGGTTATGTCCACCATAACCCCGCACAAAAAAAGCAGGATTTTCACTATTTTCCAAAAGACTTCCAACAGCAGCACGGAGTGTCTCTAGCTGTTTATTCTGATTACTAATATCGACTAAACCAGCATGAAACAAAGCATTTGGCAACAATAGATATGTTGGAACTTGTGGGACAACAGCTTTAACGCCCTCGTCAAAATAAAAAACAGAACCATCATGACCAGCAAAAACATCATTATGATGAGCATGAGATCTAATAGAGCGAGATATGCGAGAATGAGATACCTGCCCTTTTAACCGAGAGGCCTTCAATTGAGCAGAACGAGGAGAGCGCTGAACATATTCGGCTTCAAGGCGGAAATCCCAAAAATCTCCATTATAAATATTTTTTTCTTTAGCTAATTTGTTTTTATCTTTTTCTTGCCGATGAGAAGAATTAGGACCATAAGCACGCAGATTATATCGGTAAGGTGCCCCTCTTAAAGCTACATAATCAGTCGCCAGTTTAAAGGAATCTGCCTCGGCCTTTCCATAAACCTGAATAATTGAAACACTTGGGCTCTCCTTTTGCTCACCTTGGCTACGCCCCTTTCCTTGCGCTGTAGCAGCTGAAATTTCCACAACCTGCACTTTTGTTTTTCCATAAACATCACCATAGACAACAAGTTTATCAGCCTTTATTTCCTTTTTTTGACCATCCGTAGCAAAAGATGCATTTACAATAAGTCGCGCATTGCTTGCAACATATGCATAATCTGAGACAAGATCATCTGCCCCAATCTGAAGAGTTTGATAATGACCATCTTTCGGTTTTTGGAAAAAAATAGAACTGTTAACATTCCTTACAAATGAAACAGATGAAACCGTAGATTGTACATTTTTTCGGTTATTACTTTTTCTTGGTGTCACAGTCCATTGCGATTTATTAAACAAATTAAGCTCTGCATAAGAGCTTTTATCAATATGCGTGCTCCCTGTAAGAAAAGAAGCATCAGCTAAAACTGACGCATATGAATTATTTTTAATCTCTAATAACCGATTAGCAAAGATACGTGACCCCTCTATTGCAGTGATATAAGAGGATCTTCTGATATCATCAGCATAAATAGCCGTGCCATTAGGAACTTTTAAAGAGCTCTTCTTAAAAAGAACCTCCCCTAATGGAAACAACGCCTCTCCTTCCGTATATTTATCTTCTGAAAGACCTCCCAGAAAATACAACCCACGAACCCCGTGTCCCTTAAGAGTAATATCTGAACTTTCAAACACAATATCAGACTTACCGCTCATTCCTTGCGAACCTTTTTCTTTTTGCTCAAGCAAAGAAAAAGCTGGGGCACTTTCAGCTACTAAACCATAAACATTGCTAACATTAACCGTGTTATCCCTAACAAGGAGAGCCCCACCTTGTTCTACGCCGAAAATCGCCTGATTTACACCATTATTACGACCACTTACTTTTTTACTATTATGTGTATTTTTTCCACTACTGGTAATTGAACCGCTTTCCAAAACAACCTTTGTCTTTTTGGGTGAAAACACATCTGATGTAATTGTGCCAGCTTTTTTTAATTTTAAAATCCCATCAATATTTAATGCTTTCTCTCCTACCTTAATAGAAGCCGGCGAAAACCCCTTTATAACTGTAACACCAGCAATATCAGGACGGGCAACATCAGTGTTCTCAATTTTCCCAAGATCATCACATTTATGTGAATTTAAAAGGGAACTGCATGAAGGTTTAGAATCTTGTGCTCCAGCATTTATATTGGTTATAAAGAAAAAAACCGATGTTGTAAGGGCACATAAACATACATGGTGTTTTAAGACTTTAATCATAATTTACTACAAACTTTCTTATCTCATTCACATAAAAAACTGAGGAGACATATCTACCGATAGCTCCATTAAGAAGTTTTCTGTAATTCGTTTTGTGTTGTATGTAAAGTTAAAATCAAAAAAATAACACAATAAAGTCACTATTTGTATTTTAAAAATTTTGCTAAAAATATATCAAGAAAAAATGCAATTAAAAATGATAACAGAATCCACTAGGAAAATGTGTTCCAAAAAAACCAGCTTTGGTAAATTTAGATAGGTCAGATCGCTATGAAATGTAATCTTTGTAAACAATTGTGCATAAACACCCAACCTTGCTTCCAGAAAAGAACCCAAAGCACCCAATAGAAAAGTATCCCCCCAATACACGAATTATTTATCACTAAAATCACCAACAAAATGAAATTTACCATAGAAAGAAACCACATGTGCTTCTTCAAATGCTGTAAGAACCTTGGTTAAATACCGGTCAACACGCGCCATCCAATAATCTGGTCTTCTCATTTCAATATCAACACCCTTAACATCATATGTCTTACAATAACTGAAGATGTTGATAAACAAATTGTATCTGTGGATTAAAAACAAAATTTTCGCACCCCACTATAAACGCTTTACCTGTTATCTAAGTACTTTTGCCTACATAACCATTTACATACGAAATACCATTAATAATGATAGCATCTGCTCCAATGACTGTATTTTCCCCTCAGGCCTCTATCACTGCATCAGGATTTTCACTCCTAACTATATAAGTTTTTTCAGAGATTTTATGTTCTTTTCCATCATTACAGTGATAAAATGAAGCATTTTTACTACATGAAAATTGTCTCTTGCCAGCAGATTAATCATGAGCATCAGCATTATGTACAAAAATAAGAATAATTATTGTAAAATGACATAAAGAGGGGTGATTTTTAAATATTTTGATCATAATTTCTATAGATTTCCTTCCTGTTCCTATGAAAAACAACAAACCAACTTTCACGTAATTTCTTTTATTAATTGTGCACAAGAGATATAATACATTTTATATTTTGTTGATCCGTTATGTGTTTTATGTAAAGGTAAAAAATCACGCCCCAAAGCTGCAATATCAGCAAAAATACAATCAAAAAGAAAAGCACATACCCCCTCAAAAAACATTCTCTAAAAACAGTAAATTTGTAGGAATGGAAAGCAACCCAACAAAAGCAAGGAAATTTTAAAAAGAAAAAACTCTAAAAATAACTAAACGACTGTTATCAAAAAAGCCACAAATATAATTTGTGGCTTTTCAAAATATTCATTACAAAACCAAATTAAAAACGATAGCGCACCCCTCCAGAAAAACTTATTCCAGAAAATCCACCCTTAGCAAGCTTATGCTGATAAGCCAGATCTGCATTAAGGGCAAATTTTTGAGTAAACTGAGCATTAAAACCAAAACCAGCTTCTAGAGAAGAGCCAAAAGCACCTAAATGGAAAACATCTTTAAAGCGCACAGATTTTTTTTCTCCAAAACTATGAGCAAGATGAAGTTTCCCATATAAAGAAATATTACCCCTCTTTTCAGGCATAGAAAGGCTCTTACTCAAACGTCCACCAACACGTGCCACCCATTGATTAAGCCTGCCCATCTCAATATCAAAACCATCAATATCATGGGACTTATCAAACTGGAGATGTTGATAAATAACCTGAACTTGCGGATCAAATACAAAACCTTCATATCTCGTTGCAATTGTCTGACCACCAGTCAAAGAAACACTTAAAGGATTGCCTTTTAATGTAGCAGTTTTACCTCGTGCAAGGGTAGACACATCACCTTTAAACAAACCATAGGATAAAAGACCATCCACGTAGAAGCCGGCATCACACTGTATACTACCATATGCTGTCGCCGTCCATTTATCAAATGTGCTTTCTTGGCTTTGTGTAACACCTAAAGGTTTTAGAGAAAGTTTTCCATAAGATCCCATAACCCCGAAGGATACGACACTATCAGCATTTTCAATTTTTTGCAATAAAAGTCCTGCCTCTACAGCCTGATAACCTAAATCGCCTTCGTAACCATACTCAAACACAGACAAATCTGAAGTGTAACGGTAACTTCCACCATATCCACGCAAAAAGGAAGCAGGATTTGCGCCAGTACTTAATATCCCATTTGATATACCCCGTTGTATCTCCAACTGCTTATTTTGGTTGCTGATATCCATTAAACCAGTATGCAATATACTATTTGGCAAAAGCAAATAATTTGAAACTTGCGGAACAACAGCCTTAACACCTTGCTTGGAATGGGAAGAAGGCCTAGAATCCTGAGTTTTTCTAGATGTCGTATCAGAATCAACAATTCCATTTTCGAGGCGGAAATCCCAAAAATCTCCTTCACCCTCAACCAATCTTTGAGAAATATTTGCTTCTCCTAATTCAGAGCCTGGACCATAAGCGCGAAGCCTATACTGATAAGGCAAACCACCCAGTGCAATATAATCACCATCCAATTCAAAAGAATCCTTCTCTGCCTTTCCAGAAACCTGAATAACTGAGATACCTTTGGCATTTTCATAACGCCCCGTACCACCTCCTGGACTTCCAGCAACGCTTTGCACATGTACTACTGTTTTCCCTTCAACATCACCATAGATTAAAAGCCGATCCGTTTTTTGATCTTGAAGAGCACCACCCTTATTTAAATAAGTGTTTAAATAAAGGCGCGCATTGCCTTGCGCCTTATAAACCTCACCTGTTCCTCTCCCAACACGAAGCGTCTGATAACCATCAACTATGTTAGTTTCTGATTGTTCAAAAACAATAGAACTATTACTAAGATGTATCAATGAAATCGATGAAACACCTATAGCATCAGAATCTTGCAAACTTTTATTTTTTGGTCGTGACAAAATCCATTTTGAATCATCTCTTAACCGAAATTCAGCAGAAGAATCTGCATCAATACGTGCCCCCCCCACAAGTGTAGAAGCATCAGCCGAAATTTTTACAAAAGAGCCATTCTCAGCCTTCAGTAACAAATCTCCAGAAAGTTGGGAATTTCCGAAAAGTTTGATAAGACCACCGGATTTGTTACTATAAATAGCGGTACTATTTGGAACCATAAACTTAGTATCGTATAAATAAACATTCCCTCGCACAGGCAAGTTCCCCTCCGGCACACCTCCGAATAATTCGCTTTCCCCCCAAAAACGATAAATTCTTTCTTTTGTAAAAGATTCTTTCTTACCTTCAAACTCTCCCTCCCCCGAAAAATGGAAACCATAAGATTCATGTCCCTTCACCACAACAGTGGAACCAAAAAAATCAATATAATGAAGTTCTCCCTGAAATGATACAGCATGAGTATCGATAACCTCAACGTTACCTTTCACAAAAAGAATAAAGCCACCATATTGTGACATCTGAAAAGCTGAATTTTTAGCATCATTGGCTATACTTTTTTCTTGGATGCCTTTTTCAGCAATCGAGACATTGTTTAACACAACGTGTCCCTCTTCTCCTGTATAAACTGCATCACCATTTATAAAATTAATCACTCCTTCCTTTATATCAACCCGTCCAAATTTATCTGCCATTATGCCATATTTCCAAAAGCTTTTTTTTGAACCATTGTTTATATTTGAAGCACTATTAATAGTTATATTCTCGCCAAAAATTTTTGTTCCGTTTTCAGATATGTTTATAGCCGCCTCTTCAGCATTGTGCTCATCAGTGAACTGATAAGTTTTACTAGAAATACGATGTCTTTTACCATCATTACACCGATAAAATGCGGTCATAACACATGAAGTTTTCTTCGGACTATTTTGTATCTCACCATCAACAGAAGAATGAGCTTGTGCCTCAGAACTAACAACAGCATCAACTTGATCTTTAGCATTAACACTTTGTACAAAAAAAAGAATAGCCGTAGTCAAAGCACATAAAGAAAGATGTTTTGTAAATATTGTAACCATAATTCCACCATAATTTCTTTCCCCCATCAAATAAAAGACACACCCAACCACATTGCCTTAATCAAAAACAATGTTTAATACGCTTCATCAGAATATTGCGTAGGTTATTAATATGTTTTGTATTTTATGTAAACACAGAATTAAAAATTTTCTAAAAATAAAAGACAATAAAAAAGTGCACTATAAAAAGCTGTTGCACAAAAACAACTAATGCGTGCTTCCATTCTTACCAAAGAAAAATAATCAACCCTAAAAAATACGTAATTGAAATAAATAAGAGAATTAATAAATAATTACGGTATTTATCATCAAAGAAGCAAAAATATTATGTATACTTATCTAAATTATCTCTGATAATAGGATTACAGCTTCATTTAGGAAAAGTAAAAGTCATAAAGGTAAAAAACCAATTTCCATCTTTACTGCTTCCTTTTTAATGCCTACTTTACAATCTTCAAAAACATTTAAACGCCCTATTCGCTCTATTCAAAGAGTAACAACGCATTTTCTCTTATTTTCCTTACTGCTTTTTCTGAAATAGAATTATATCCCTCACAAAAACAGCAAAGCATTGTGCCGTGCATTTGCGCACTTTTTTAAAGGATCTATCATTTTTCTCAATTTCATCTCGCAACATCACCGATCTATAATATAAAATGAATTAAACAATACCATTTTCATACTAAAAAATACAAACAGCATTACCATTTAATTTTCTAACTCAAAATGTTTACAAATACCTTGCTTTGCAACGGTTTTAAGAGATATCTTTAGCCTTTTATAAAATGATTTTTATCCATATGTCCATTCCATTTATAATATACAAGCATTTGATTTTGTTGTATTTATTCAAAAAAGATTAAAAAGAGAAATGTGACAATTTCAACGATTAATTATTGAACACAAAAACGCATTTAAAACACGAAAAATACCTATTCCTTAAAAAGGTAAGAGTTCAAAATGATAAAGTCACAAGCTATGCTTGTGACTTTTTAAAGGATTAGCTAAAAACTAATAAAACTAGAAATTATAACGCAGTCCACCAGAAAAACTAGTACCAGAAAAACCAGCTTTCGTTAGCTTGTGCTGATAAACCAGATCACCATGAAGTACAAATTTCGGAGACAATTGAGCATTAAAACCTAATCCCGTCTCTAGTGCAGAACCAAAAGCGCCCAATTGAAAAGCATCTTTAAAATGCGCAAATTGTTTCCCTCCAAAACCATGTGCGACATGCACCTTTCCGTAAAAAGAAATGACACGCGCTTCTTCTCCTACAGTAAGCATCTTTGTTAAACGTCCACCAACACGTGTTACCCACTGATCAATATTTCCTATCTCAATATCAAAATCATCTATATCATGGGCCTTATTAAATTGGAGACGCTGGTAAACGACCTGAATTTGGGGATCCAAAATAAGACCTTCATCGCCTATCATAAACGGCTTACCAGAAGTCAATGAAGCGCTTAGAGAATTCCCTTTTAACGTTGCTGTCTTATCCCGCGCAAGAGTGAGAACATCACCTTTAAACAAACCATAAGATAAAAGGCCATCAACATAAAAACCCGCATCCCACTGCATACCACCATACGCCGTAACGACCCATTTATCAAAAGTACTTTTTCGACTCTGTTCAACGTTTAGAGGCTGTAAAGAAAGCCTTTCATAAGATCCTATCACTCCAAAAGAACTAGAACCATATATATTTTCAATCTTTTGTAGCAAAACACCTGCATCAATGGCATTATAGTCAAGTTCACCTCCATACCCATATTCAAGCATAGAAAGATTTGACGTATAACGGTGATTACCACCATAACCACGCATAAAGAAAGCGGGGGTTTCACGCATTTCTAACATCCCACCGGAAACAACGCGTAATGACTCCAACCACTTGTTTTTATTATCAATATTAATCAAATCTGTATGGAACAAAGCATTTGGCAAAAGCAAATAAGTTGGAACTTGTGGAACAACAGCCTTAACACCCGGCTTAGGAAGAGGCTCTGGTTCTGGAGAAGGTGTGGGCCCCGGTAATGGATCAGGAGCCGGCTTTGGCTCAGGCTCAGGCTCAGGCTTAACATATCCATTTTCAAGACGAAAATCCCAAAAATCCCCTTCACCTTTAACTTGTCTTTGAGAAGCTTCCCCCTGCCCTAATTCAGAACTTGGACCATAAGCATAAAGTCGATACTGATAAGGTGCATTATCTAACGCGACATAACCACCGTCTAACTGAAAAGAATCCTTCTCTGCCTTACCAGAGACCTGAATAATTGAAATTCCTTGGTTATTTCCACCACTACCCGTAACTCCTCCTGGACTTCCTGAAACAGCACGCACATGAACCATAGTTTTTCCCTCAACATCACCATGAATTAAAACACGATCTGTCTGTTGTTTATCAAGGGGCCCTCCCTC from Bartonella birtlesii IBS 325 harbors:
- a CDS encoding autotransporter outer membrane beta-barrel domain-containing protein — protein: MVTIFTKHLSLCALTTAILFFVQSVNAKDQVDAVVSSEAQAHSSVDGEIQNSPKKTSCVMTAFYRCNDGKRHRISSKTYQFTDEHNAEEAAINISENGTKIFGENITINSASNINNGSKKSFWKYGIMADKFGRVDIKEGVINFINGDAVYTGEEGHVVLNNVSIAEKGIQEKSIANDAKNSAFQMSQYGGFILFVKGNVEVIDTHAVSFQGELHYIDFFGSTVVVKGHESYGFHFSGEGEFEGKKESFTKERIYRFWGESELFGGVPEGNLPVRGNVYLYDTKFMVPNSTAIYSNKSGGLIKLFGNSQLSGDLLLKAENGSFVKISADASTLVGGARIDADSSAEFRLRDDSKWILSRPKNKSLQDSDAIGVSSISLIHLSNSSIVFEQSETNIVDGYQTLRVGRGTGEVYKAQGNARLYLNTYLNKGGALQDQKTDRLLIYGDVEGKTVVHVQSVAGSPGGGTGRYENAKGISVIQVSGKAEKDSFELDGDYIALGGLPYQYRLRAYGPGSELGEANISQRLVEGEGDFWDFRLENGIVDSDTTSRKTQDSRPSSHSKQGVKAVVPQVSNYLLLPNSILHTGLMDISNQNKQLEIQRGISNGILSTGANPASFLRGYGGSYRYTSDLSVFEYGYEGDLGYQAVEAGLLLQKIENADSVVSFGVMGSYGKLSLKPLGVTQSQESTFDKWTATAYGSIQCDAGFYVDGLLSYGLFKGDVSTLARGKTATLKGNPLSVSLTGGQTIATRYEGFVFDPQVQVIYQHLQFDKSHDIDGFDIEMGRLNQWVARVGGRLSKSLSMPEKRGNISLYGKLHLAHSFGEKKSVRFKDVFHLGAFGSSLEAGFGFNAQFTQKFALNADLAYQHKLAKGGFSGISFSGGVRYRF
- a CDS encoding autotransporter outer membrane beta-barrel domain-containing protein, with protein sequence MIKVLKHHVCLCALTTSVFFFITNINAGAQDSKPSCSSLLNSHKCDDLGKIENTDVARPDIAGVTVIKGFSPASIKVGEKALNIDGILKLKKAGTITSDVFSPKKTKVVLESGSITSSGKNTHNSKKVSGRNNGVNQAIFGVEQGGALLVRDNTVNVSNVYGLVAESAPAFSLLEQKEKGSQGMSGKSDIVFESSDITLKGHGVRGLYFLGGLSEDKYTEGEALFPLGEVLFKKSSLKVPNGTAIYADDIRRSSYITAIEGSRIFANRLLEIKNNSYASVLADASFLTGSTHIDKSSYAELNLFNKSQWTVTPRKSNNRKNVQSTVSSVSFVRNVNSSIFFQKPKDGHYQTLQIGADDLVSDYAYVASNARLIVNASFATDGQKKEIKADKLVVYGDVYGKTKVQVVEISAATAQGKGRSQGEQKESPSVSIIQVYGKAEADSFKLATDYVALRGAPYRYNLRAYGPNSSHRQEKDKNKLAKEKNIYNGDFWDFRLEAEYVQRSPRSAQLKASRLKGQVSHSRISRSIRSHAHHNDVFAGHDGSVFYFDEGVKAVVPQVPTYLLLPNALFHAGLVDISNQNKQLETLRAAVGSLLENSENPAFFVRGYGGHNHYVSDLPELQYGYGGNLGYHAVEAGFLLKEIESADRNTSFGIIGTYGKISLQPQDVIESKKSAFDKWSVTAYGSMQSDSGFYLDGLFSYGLFKGDVLTLKRGKTATLKGNSLNASLVSGKRFMTGYEGLVFDPQIQIVYQNLLFDKASDVDGFDIEIGKLNQWVMRAGGRLSKTLPASQTGNIVSFSGKLHLAHSFAGKQFVHFGDKFQLGAFGSLLEAGIGFNAQLSSNFALHGDVTYQHKISKAGFSGTRFAGGLRYRF